One genomic segment of Oncorhynchus nerka isolate Pitt River linkage group LG16, Oner_Uvic_2.0, whole genome shotgun sequence includes these proteins:
- the LOC115144142 gene encoding uncharacterized protein LOC115144142 has translation MRLHSPVRPVPAPRICRVKINIQPGRVLPALRSRPPVRLHSPVRPVPPPRTHPEVRVFSPVPPVPGPRTRPPVRLHSPVRPVPSLRTRPEVRVISPVPPVPVPRIKPVPSPVPLESVPSPEPGPSPEPLESVPSPEPGPSPEPLEPGPSPEPLEPVPSPEPPVTGPSPEPGPSPEHPEPIPSPEPVATVPRSGASGAGPQSGADP, from the coding sequence atgcgtctgcacagcccagtgcgtcctgtgccagcgccccgcaTTTGCAGGGTGAAAAtaaacatccagccaggacgggttttgccagctctacgctccagaccgccagtgcgcctccacagtccagtacgtcctgtgcctcctcctcgcactcaccctgaggtgcgtgtATTCAGCCCAGTGCCACCTGTACCAGGCCCCCGCACTAGACCTCCAgtacgcctccacagtccagtacgtcctgtgccttctctccgcactcgccctgaggtgcgtgtcatcagcccggtgccaccggtaccggtcccacgcatcaaGCCGGTCCCCAGTCCGGTGCCTCTGGAgtcggtccccagtccggagccgggccccagtccggagcctctggagtcggtccccagtccggagccgggccccagtccggagcctctggAGCCAggccccagtccggagcctctggagccggtccccagtccggagcctccagtgacgggCCCCAGTCCGGAGCCGGGCCCCAGTCCGGAGCATCCGGAGCCGATCCCTAGTCCGGAGCCTGTGGCGACGGTCCCCAGGTCCGGAGCCTCTGGAGCCGGGCCCCAGTCAGGAGCCGATCCCTAG
- the myocd gene encoding myocardin isoform X2 — translation MNAVKTTELSVHSKENRQSPGHLKTKEDEEDPWDRKDPSNPTTRKHPSTIGGKNVNHGKFPKQEDSYAFEEDSSSDSLSPEQHHSDESQGSACPSSEAMGSTPSSSSSPALTSPKQGCQNRDPSDQSKEDGLSAANNGLSATPPIPVPAIVKSKISDKNRHKKPKDVKPKVKKLKYHQYIPPDQKPEKSPPPMDSAYARLLQQQQLFLQLQILSQQKHAHTHSQHTHSQHTHSQHTQAHAHQRQPSFSYQPLHQPVQAQKQSSEQLTVGSSSVTTNMVNSSSSSPVKTTYSGQTSISPVKPGPLPPNLDDLKVSELRQQLRIRGMPVSGTKTALIERLRPFKDPTSSPSHSGSNDITTVTFPVTPTGSLSSYQSPSSSSALSQGGYYPYPSTSSTPPISPASSDLSRSGSLPDSFSDVPMSSPPQFGLQPSPAQLSSEEGLGGGGLSGAGLRGGVGGGMEGLEAEKDKMLVEKQKVIEELTWKLHQEQRQVEELKMQLHKRKRCHGATHEGVPAPSQPHHLHLQQSPSLMGQHFFGVTVKQEPMSLSSSCPLSSPKHLKSPPGSCMEGMGHCGASLTNMGGPGGQRCLDSVPSSGSPSGMSAFLSPQCSPQDSPIAKTSSSSQPSSPNNPYLLSPPLGRDGCSHSLNQTSTRPRNMQIQQNGGQAVNCSYPSDQRGLQSVFPNSTDNGLIHRVNTKAKNPNMQQKMAILPSPRHVGQKCPVSIPAFCSSDSTAFDSRQPPCYEDAVKQQLTRSQQMDELLDVLIESGEMPANAREERERSSVTKVVPHITVSPGTTCLAVPKFNQRHYEHLPPSQLNYDHTANHIADSHLENLLGSPLGRGDEVALLKMAAEEAGEGEERGDGPEGYPSTNHHHHHPHQHPHQDKLLPNRDLMETPTPLSAIHPINAKVSSVAEAQGMVGMTFSESPWETMEWLDLTPPSSATGFNSVPAAGPSIFNTEFLDVTDINLNTAMDLHLEHW, via the exons tgaacCATGGGAAGTTTCCTAAGCAGGAGGACTCGTATGCGTTCGAGGaggacagcagcagtgacagtCTGTCTCCAGAGCAACACCACAGTGACGAGTCCCAGGGGTCTGCATGCCCCTCCTCTGAGGCCATGGGcagcaccccctcctcctcctcatcaccagCCCTCACTAGCCCTAAACAG GGGTGTCAGAACAGGGACCCGTCTGATCAGAGCAAGGAAGATGGCTTGTCTGCGGCTAACAATGGGCTGTCTGCCACCCCACCCATACCTGTCCCTGCCATAGTCAAG TCCAAGATATCGGACAAAAACCGCCACAAGAAGCCCAAAGACGTGAAGCCCAAGGTGAAGAAGCTGAAGTACCACCAGTACATCCCTCCGGACCAGAAGCCCGAGAAGTCTCCCCCTCCCATGGACTCAGCCTACGCCAGGCTACTGCAGCAACAACAGCTCTTCCTACAGCTGCAGATCCTCAGCCAGcagaaacacgcacacacacactcccagcaTACAcactctcaacacacacactcccaacaCACACAGGCCCATGCACATCAACGGCAGCCTAGTTTCAGCTACCAGCCCCTGCACCAGCCAGTCCAAGCCCAAAA ACAATCCAGTGAGCAGCTGACGGTGGGTAGCTCCAGTGTTACTACTAACATGGTCAACAGCAGCTCCTCGTCTCCAGTTAAGACCACATACTCTGGTCAAACCAGCATCTCACCAGTCAAACCTGGTCCTCTGCCACCGAACCTGGATGACCTGAAG GTGTCAGAGCTCAGGCAGCAGCTTCGTATCCGGGGCATGCCCGTCTCAGGCACCAAGACAGCCCTCATTGAGAGACTCCGCCCCTTTAAGGACCCCACCTCAAGCCCCTCGCATTCAGGCTCCAATGACATCACCACGGTCACCTTCCCTGTCACCCCCACGGGGTCCCTGTCCTCCTAccagtccccctcctcctccagcgCCCTCTCCCAGGGGGGATATTACCCTTACCCCAGCACCTCCTCCACCCCACCCATCTCCCCCGCTTCCTCAGACCTCTCCCGTAGCGGCTCGCTCCCAGACAGCTTCAGCGACGTGcccatgtcctctcctccacagttTGGCCTCCAGCCGTCCCCGGCCCAGCTCAGCTCTGAAGAAGGCCTGGGGGGAGGGGGTCTGAGTGGGGCAGGACTACGGGGAGGggtaggtggagggatggagggtctGGAGGCAGAGAAGGATAAGATGTTGGTGGAGAAACAAAAAGTGATCGAGGAGCTGACGTGGAAGCTGCACCAGGAACAGAGACAG GTGGAGGAGCTCAAGATGCAGCTGCACAAGAGGAAGCGTTGCCATGGCGCCACACATGAGGGTGTCCCGGCTCCGTCCCAGCCCCACCACCTGCACCTACAGCAATCCCCCTCGCTGATGGGGCAGCACTTCTTTGGAGTGACTGTCAAACAGGAGCCCATGTCCCTCTCCTCCagctgccccctctcctcccccaagcACCTGAAGAGTCCTCCAGGAAGCTGCATGGAGGGGATGGGCCACTGCGGTGCCTCCCTGACCAATATGGGGGGCCCTGGTGGGCAACGATGCCTGGACTCAGTCCCCTCCTCTGGAAGTCCCTCTGGCATGTCTGCCTTCCTCAGCCCCCAGTGCTCTCCTCAAGACTCGCCCATCGCCAAGACCTCCAGCAGCTCCCAGCCTTCCTCCCCCAACAACCCCTACCTGCTGTCACCGCCGCTGGGCAGAGACGGCTGTAGCCACTCCCTCAACCAGACCAGCACCAGGCCCCGCAACATGCAG ATTCAGCAGAATGGAGGACAGGCTGTGAACTGCTCCTATCCCTCTGACCAAAGAGGCCTTCAGTCAGTGTTCCCCAACTCGACCGACAACGGCCTGATACACAGGGTCAACACTAAGGCTAAGAACCCAAACATGCAGCAGAAG ATGGCAATATTGCCCTCTCCCCGGCACGTTGGCCAAAAGTGCCCGGTCTCAATCCCGGCCTTCTGTAGCTCAGATTCAACTGCATTCGACTCTAGACAGCCCCCTTGCTATGAGGATGCAGTCAAGCAG caactGACTAGGAGTCAGCAGATGGATGAGCTTTTGGATGTGCTCATAGAGAGTGGAG AGATGCCAGCTAAcgccagagaagagagggagaggtccTCTGTAACCAAAGTTGTGCCTCACATTACAGTTTCCCCCGGAACCACCTGCCTCGCCGTCCCAAAGTTCAACCAAAGACACTACGAACACCTGCCCCCCTCCCAGCTCAACTATGACCACACAGCCAATCACATTGCAGACAGCCACCTGGAGAACCTGCTGGGAAGCCCCCTAGGCCGAGGGGACGAGGTCGCCCTTCTCAAGATGGCTGCCGAGGaagctggggagggggaggagaggggtgatggACCTGAGGGCTACCCCAGcaccaatcaccaccaccaccaccctcaccaACACCCCCACCAGGACAAACTTCTCCCCAACAGGGACCTGATGGAAACGCCAACGCCTCTATCTGCCATCCACCCCATCAACGCCAAAGTGTCATCCGTGGCCGAGGCGCAGGGGATGGTCGGCATGACGTTCAGCGAGTCGCCGTGGGAGACGATGGAATGGCTGGACCTGACGCCCCCAAGCTCGGCTACGGGGTTCAACTCCGTCCCGGCCGCCGGGCCAAGCATTTTCAACACAGAGTTCCTGGATGTCACAGACATCAACCTGAATACAGCCATGGACCTTCATCTAGAGCACTGGTGA